One window from the genome of Treponema sp. OMZ 838 encodes:
- a CDS encoding maltose ABC transporter substrate-binding protein — MKKAIIRLSACVSLMLLLALTSCGGGSEKKDDKAGAMKGETVTIKIWESEGPEKDFMLFAAEEYKKTHPNVSFVYEPVQSTDARTKIEMDGPAGVGADIFVAPHDHIGALVAGGHILPFDDASILDNFIPAALTSAAYEGKNYGYPLAIETYALFYNKDLLPEAPKTWDAVEAFAKTWNDKAQNKYALVWGVGNAYFNYIFMSGFGAPLFGPNGDDPKQHNVNSPNAITGLTYFQSLRKKMLDVPSGDITDDFCNSSFTEGKAAMIITGPWKISDFSKTGLNYGIAPIPVFPGMTNPPASFSGLRMAFVSAYSDHPAEAQDFAKFLTSKPILEKRYEMTKQIPPRSDITISDPLSQGILAQAQYATPMPTIPEMGKYWSAMNATFTNIWDGGNVTEKLNAAAATMETIQ, encoded by the coding sequence ATGAAAAAAGCAATTATAAGGCTTTCTGCCTGTGTATCATTGATGCTTCTTCTTGCTCTTACGAGCTGCGGCGGAGGTTCCGAGAAGAAGGACGATAAAGCCGGCGCTATGAAAGGCGAAACGGTTACCATCAAAATATGGGAATCCGAAGGCCCCGAAAAAGATTTTATGCTGTTTGCTGCGGAAGAATACAAGAAAACGCATCCGAACGTATCCTTTGTGTATGAACCGGTTCAGTCGACCGATGCGCGCACAAAGATCGAAATGGACGGCCCCGCAGGTGTAGGCGCAGATATCTTTGTTGCACCGCACGACCATATCGGCGCCCTTGTCGCAGGCGGTCATATTCTCCCCTTTGACGATGCGTCCATCCTCGACAACTTTATTCCCGCTGCATTGACATCCGCCGCGTATGAGGGAAAAAACTACGGGTATCCGCTTGCAATCGAAACCTACGCATTGTTCTATAATAAAGACCTTCTACCGGAAGCCCCCAAGACATGGGACGCGGTGGAAGCATTTGCAAAGACGTGGAACGATAAAGCTCAAAATAAATATGCATTGGTCTGGGGTGTCGGAAACGCATACTTTAACTATATTTTTATGAGCGGTTTCGGCGCACCGCTTTTCGGCCCGAACGGCGATGATCCCAAACAGCACAACGTCAATAGCCCCAATGCTATTACCGGCTTAACCTATTTCCAGAGCCTTCGCAAGAAGATGCTCGATGTTCCGTCAGGCGACATTACCGATGATTTCTGCAATTCCTCGTTTACGGAAGGTAAAGCCGCGATGATTATTACCGGCCCGTGGAAGATCTCCGATTTTTCAAAAACAGGCCTTAACTACGGTATTGCACCCATTCCGGTCTTCCCCGGCATGACCAATCCTCCGGCATCGTTCTCCGGTCTTCGCATGGCCTTTGTCAGCGCTTACAGTGATCATCCGGCGGAAGCGCAAGACTTTGCAAAATTCCTTACTTCAAAGCCGATATTGGAAAAACGGTATGAAATGACCAAGCAAATTCCGCCCCGCTCCGATATCACCATCAGCGATCCGTTAAGCCAAGGTATTTTAGCGCAGGCGCAATACGCAACACCGATGCCCACCATTCCCGAAATGGGCAAATACTGGTCTGCAATGAATGCAACTTTTACGAATATCTGGGACGGCGGCAATGTTACGGAAAAACTGAATGCTGCTGCGGCTACAATGGAGACGATACAATAG
- a CDS encoding M3 family oligoendopeptidase: MNTPEMKQFTALPYTRPDMEALKTAFKKAEQQFEAAHSAAEQIALIDEIQKLKSHYQTMQTLAEIRHSIDTRDGFYDAENTFFDESNPFYIEMTNSFNKKLLASSFRKELEKELGTHIFAMTELDMKVFSPSIMEDLAEENKLTSSYDKLIASAEIEFAGEKRTLAQLTPFMQDQDRATRKKAAKAYYGFFAEHEAEFDSIYDNLVKVRTRIAKKLGYQNFVQLGYDRMGRTDYNAEMVAAYRNQIYREIVPIAVNLRKRQAKRLGLERLYYYDEPLEYTTGNAIPHGNPDWILANAKKMYAELSPETDEFFTFMTSHQMLDVLAKKGKAAGGYCTTIPDYKAPFIFANFNNTQHDVEVMTHEAGHAFQAYQSRNARLLEYVWPTYEACEIHSMSMEFFTWPWMNLFFEEQTDKFRFTHLSGALLFLPYGVTVDEFQHWVYEHPEASPAERKAAWRSIEKKYLPARDYDDNDFLNRGGYWMRQGHIFSTPFYYIDYTLAQVCALQFWAKSLSDRKTAWEDYLRLCKAGGRDSFLRLVELANLKNPFKEGCIASVVPACTEWLNSINDTAF, from the coding sequence ATGAATACACCGGAAATGAAGCAATTTACCGCCCTTCCCTATACCCGCCCCGATATGGAGGCATTAAAAACGGCATTTAAAAAAGCGGAACAGCAGTTCGAAGCCGCACATTCGGCAGCAGAGCAGATCGCGCTCATTGATGAAATACAAAAACTCAAATCTCATTATCAAACCATGCAGACCCTTGCGGAAATACGGCATAGTATCGACACCCGTGACGGTTTTTACGATGCCGAAAATACGTTTTTTGATGAATCAAACCCGTTTTATATCGAAATGACCAATAGCTTTAATAAAAAACTGCTTGCCTCATCGTTCCGTAAAGAGCTGGAAAAAGAACTCGGGACGCATATCTTCGCAATGACCGAACTTGATATGAAGGTGTTTTCACCCTCTATTATGGAAGATTTAGCAGAAGAAAACAAACTTACCAGCAGCTACGACAAACTGATTGCTTCGGCAGAAATCGAATTTGCAGGAGAAAAACGCACGCTCGCGCAGCTGACTCCTTTTATGCAGGATCAAGACCGTGCAACACGGAAAAAAGCGGCAAAAGCCTACTACGGTTTTTTTGCGGAACACGAAGCAGAATTCGATTCCATCTACGATAATTTAGTCAAAGTGCGTACACGCATCGCAAAAAAACTCGGATATCAAAACTTCGTGCAGCTCGGATACGACCGGATGGGCAGAACCGACTACAATGCCGAGATGGTTGCTGCCTATCGGAATCAAATCTACCGCGAAATTGTGCCGATAGCCGTGAACTTACGAAAACGGCAGGCGAAACGGTTGGGGTTGGAACGGCTATACTACTATGATGAACCGCTTGAATATACCACCGGCAATGCGATTCCTCACGGCAATCCCGATTGGATTTTGGCAAATGCCAAAAAGATGTATGCGGAACTTTCCCCGGAAACCGATGAATTTTTTACTTTCATGACTTCGCATCAGATGCTCGATGTGCTTGCAAAAAAAGGAAAGGCAGCAGGCGGTTATTGTACCACAATTCCCGATTACAAGGCGCCGTTTATTTTTGCCAACTTTAACAATACGCAGCACGATGTGGAGGTAATGACCCATGAAGCAGGGCACGCATTCCAAGCCTATCAGAGCCGTAATGCCCGCCTGCTGGAGTACGTATGGCCGACCTACGAAGCCTGCGAAATACACTCGATGAGTATGGAATTCTTTACATGGCCGTGGATGAATCTGTTTTTTGAAGAGCAAACCGATAAGTTCCGCTTTACCCATCTATCCGGAGCGCTCCTGTTTTTACCCTACGGCGTTACGGTAGACGAGTTTCAACACTGGGTATATGAGCATCCCGAAGCAAGCCCCGCAGAACGAAAAGCTGCATGGCGCAGTATCGAAAAAAAGTACCTACCTGCACGGGATTACGACGATAACGATTTCTTGAACCGCGGCGGTTATTGGATGCGCCAAGGACATATCTTCAGTACGCCGTTTTATTACATCGATTACACACTTGCTCAAGTATGCGCATTGCAATTCTGGGCAAAAAGCCTTTCCGACCGCAAAACGGCCTGGGAAGATTATCTGCGTCTCTGTAAAGCGGGCGGCCGCGACTCCTTCCTCCGCCTGGTGGAACTGGCCAACTTGAAAAATCCCTTTAAAGAAGGCTGCATTGCTTCCGTAGTACCGGCGTGTACGGAGTGGCTTAATAGCATCAACGACACAGCCTTTTGA
- a CDS encoding glycoside hydrolase family 13 protein: protein MQFSAIEHRSTDNFCYPLNENELMIGIKTGSDIRRVFIIYGDPFDGSVTPDGWAWEGKRQEITRKKDLPYHTWWQVTVTLPYGRCKYCFELHGQDEGDVRYCLENGFYTAEELVTLRRITGNFPGFEFPWLDGAECVRVPDWVPRTVWYQIFPDRFCRDTASQKPNALPWPAAEDAVTNNEHYGGTLRGIIEKLDYLADLNITGLYLNPVNASPSVHKYDTSDYLNIDPAFGTAEDLCMLVKEAHARGIKVMLDGVFNHCGWDFALWQDVVRNGKASPYFDWFIVQEWPFETVAEPECEAAASRPSGTNGKSGRYSVFAYVDTMPKLNTNNPAVIDYLLNVCETWVRSYDIDGLRLDVANELSHTFCRQLYRRMRSLKKGFYLLGEIWRSALPWLRGGELDSVMNYPLALCFWKFFYDKTLPALTLEQDINAVFTAYPEPVTVGLFNLLDSHDTPRLFTRNGGDVSAVWQQYALLLSLPGSPCIYYGSEVLLAGGNDPDCRRCMPWQAIEAGEYAEPMSMMRQLIALRYTHPAMTASGYSYLHDVPLTESEPNRIIHLQKYAETVEPAETTETVESAEIPITRSIDLILNCGTAPVSIAQVIDEKARVYLSLRCRDKTVQPGGFIFFEHLINR, encoded by the coding sequence ATGCAGTTTTCGGCAATAGAACATCGCAGTACGGATAATTTTTGTTATCCCCTCAATGAAAATGAGCTCATGATCGGCATTAAAACCGGCAGCGACATACGGCGTGTATTTATTATCTACGGAGATCCGTTCGACGGTTCGGTAACACCGGACGGCTGGGCATGGGAAGGCAAACGGCAGGAAATCACTCGCAAAAAAGATCTTCCGTATCATACATGGTGGCAGGTAACGGTTACGCTTCCTTATGGACGGTGTAAATACTGCTTTGAACTGCACGGTCAAGATGAAGGCGATGTCCGCTACTGTCTGGAAAACGGGTTTTACACGGCAGAGGAGCTTGTTACGCTGCGCCGAATAACCGGTAATTTTCCCGGTTTTGAGTTTCCGTGGCTGGACGGCGCCGAATGCGTCCGCGTACCGGATTGGGTACCCCGCACGGTGTGGTATCAAATTTTTCCCGATCGGTTTTGCAGGGATACCGCTTCGCAGAAACCGAATGCTTTGCCGTGGCCCGCTGCCGAGGATGCCGTTACCAACAATGAACACTATGGCGGTACGCTTCGGGGTATTATCGAAAAGCTCGACTATCTTGCCGATTTGAACATTACCGGTTTATATCTTAATCCGGTTAATGCTTCGCCGAGTGTGCATAAGTATGATACATCCGATTATTTGAATATCGATCCTGCATTCGGTACTGCGGAAGACTTATGCATGTTGGTGAAAGAAGCCCATGCACGCGGTATAAAAGTGATGCTGGACGGTGTCTTTAACCACTGCGGCTGGGACTTTGCACTGTGGCAGGATGTTGTCCGCAACGGAAAAGCCTCGCCGTATTTCGATTGGTTTATCGTACAAGAATGGCCGTTTGAAACCGTTGCAGAACCGGAATGTGAAGCCGCCGCGAGCCGACCGTCCGGTACAAACGGAAAAAGCGGACGATACAGCGTTTTTGCGTATGTCGATACGATGCCAAAGCTGAATACCAATAATCCTGCCGTCATCGATTATCTGCTGAACGTATGCGAAACATGGGTGCGCAGTTATGATATTGACGGGCTCCGGCTCGATGTTGCGAATGAGCTTTCGCACACATTTTGCAGGCAGCTTTATCGGCGGATGCGCAGTCTTAAAAAAGGCTTTTACCTGCTCGGTGAAATATGGCGCAGTGCCTTGCCGTGGCTGCGCGGCGGCGAGTTGGATTCGGTAATGAATTATCCGCTCGCGCTGTGCTTTTGGAAATTCTTTTACGATAAAACGCTGCCTGCCCTGACTTTGGAGCAGGACATAAACGCTGTTTTTACGGCCTATCCCGAACCTGTTACCGTAGGCCTGTTTAATCTGCTGGACTCCCATGATACGCCGCGCCTTTTTACCCGCAACGGCGGCGATGTGTCCGCCGTATGGCAGCAATACGCCCTGCTGTTGAGCCTGCCCGGTTCGCCGTGTATCTATTACGGCAGCGAGGTTTTGCTTGCAGGCGGAAATGATCCCGATTGCCGCCGCTGTATGCCGTGGCAGGCTATCGAAGCAGGTGAATACGCCGAACCGATGAGCATGATGCGGCAGTTGATTGCTTTGCGCTATACGCATCCGGCAATGACCGCTTCCGGTTACTCATATCTGCATGACGTGCCGCTTACCGAAAGCGAACCGAATAGAATTATTCATTTGCAAAAGTATGCCGAAACGGTAGAACCTGCGGAAACTACGGAGACCGTTGAAAGCGCGGAAATTCCGATTACGCGGAGCATAGACCTCATTCTCAATTGCGGTACGGCTCCGGTATCAATCGCACAGGTAATAGATGAAAAGGCACGGGTATACCTCTCCCTGCGCTGCAGGGATAAAACGGTACAGCCCGGCGGCTTTATCTTTTTTGAACACCTCATCAACCGATGA
- a CDS encoding IdeS/Mac family cysteine endopeptidase (This family includes IgM or IgG-cleaving cysteine proteases.), translating into MKKPLIIFLSILSILFFSACNNNYPTTIPVTGIAFEPELSTNPISLAKDETYQLNAKAKPDNATNKRLAYTSDNPTIASIDDKGLITAKAVGNALITIKAADGISKTVNLTVTPEPVPVTSIVIEGTTPASLFIGQSYRIMAKAQPDEATNKELSYTADNNKAHVTSDGTVTAQSEGSVNITVKSQSNPEITATVTITIKQRPSIELITEEITSESSESNLNLEIKTLHGKLSYTPKIVGEGSGWLSIISTDNTTDMEKDTIYLKAIQNKTVWKRTAYINFEDGSNQVIKNAKGEKLEVKVVQKENENPNVTIKWVHGIDAPTADEKTKIEVPHVGQAKKFYWNDENIFFWYENANTKWFNNRKAKPVGAVATDGGDSNQCWGKTASNMLHWWFEQNENNINQYIAKKNITSPKKDEYQHFYYRNFSGNQEPEKSYIAKTFRTKAHNGELGGYVISGLAWYLYGNTSASHPSTPTYEGPALFKDVFSKEDTPIEDKIVMNKVEFETVITEALNSKKAIGLHMRGTKGGKDYGHAITLWGAVFDEEENIIAIYVVDNNYKENRIFPYGIYYRDGRPYIFNYPNNAFATDRYVGEVITLDKAEAQWLDWLSKH; encoded by the coding sequence GTGAAGAAACCTTTAATTATCTTTCTTTCAATCCTGTCTATTTTGTTCTTTTCAGCATGTAATAACAATTATCCCACGACCATCCCTGTTACGGGTATTGCATTTGAACCGGAACTTTCCACAAATCCAATTTCGCTTGCCAAGGATGAAACATATCAGCTTAATGCAAAGGCAAAGCCCGATAATGCAACGAATAAAAGGCTCGCCTATACTTCGGACAACCCAACTATTGCTTCCATCGACGATAAAGGGTTGATTACCGCAAAAGCGGTTGGAAATGCACTCATTACCATAAAAGCAGCAGACGGTATTTCAAAAACGGTGAATCTGACTGTTACTCCGGAGCCGGTCCCGGTTACAAGCATTGTAATTGAGGGAACGACACCTGCCTCTTTATTTATCGGTCAAAGCTATAGAATCATGGCAAAAGCCCAACCTGATGAAGCAACGAATAAAGAGCTTTCCTACACCGCAGACAATAATAAAGCACATGTAACTTCCGATGGTACGGTAACCGCTCAATCGGAAGGGAGTGTAAACATAACAGTAAAGTCCCAAAGCAATCCCGAAATTACAGCGACGGTTACTATCACTATAAAACAAAGACCCTCAATTGAACTGATAACAGAAGAAATTACGAGTGAAAGCAGTGAATCAAATCTGAATCTTGAAATAAAAACGCTCCATGGCAAGCTTTCATATACGCCTAAAATTGTTGGAGAAGGAAGCGGTTGGCTGAGCATTATCAGTACAGACAACACTACAGATATGGAGAAAGATACCATATACCTAAAAGCTATTCAAAATAAAACTGTATGGAAGCGAACTGCCTATATTAACTTCGAGGATGGATCCAATCAAGTGATCAAAAATGCCAAGGGGGAAAAACTCGAAGTAAAAGTAGTTCAGAAAGAGAACGAGAACCCGAACGTAACAATAAAATGGGTACACGGAATAGATGCTCCGACTGCAGATGAAAAAACAAAAATTGAAGTTCCTCATGTCGGTCAAGCTAAAAAATTTTATTGGAATGATGAAAATATTTTCTTCTGGTATGAAAATGCGAATACGAAATGGTTCAACAATAGAAAGGCAAAGCCCGTAGGTGCAGTTGCTACCGACGGCGGCGATAGCAACCAATGCTGGGGTAAAACCGCTTCCAATATGCTGCATTGGTGGTTTGAGCAGAATGAAAACAATATAAATCAGTACATAGCAAAGAAAAATATAACAAGTCCTAAAAAGGATGAATATCAACATTTTTATTACCGGAATTTTTCCGGTAATCAAGAGCCGGAGAAAAGTTATATAGCAAAAACTTTCAGGACAAAGGCACATAACGGAGAGCTGGGGGGATATGTTATAAGCGGTCTTGCATGGTATCTCTACGGTAATACAAGTGCATCACACCCCAGCACCCCCACATACGAAGGACCTGCTTTATTCAAAGATGTGTTTAGCAAAGAAGACACTCCTATTGAAGATAAAATTGTTATGAACAAAGTTGAGTTTGAAACAGTAATAACCGAAGCGCTTAATTCTAAAAAAGCAATCGGACTACACATGCGGGGTACAAAGGGCGGAAAAGATTATGGCCATGCAATAACACTTTGGGGTGCGGTCTTTGATGAAGAGGAAAATATTATTGCAATCTATGTTGTTGACAATAATTATAAAGAAAACAGGATATTCCCTTATGGAATCTACTATAGAGATGGTCGCCCTTACATTTTTAACTATCCAAACAATGCATTCGCTACTGATAGGTATGTGGGTGAAGTAATTACCCTAGACAAAGCTGAAGCCCAGTGGCTGGATTGGCTGAGTAAACACTAG
- a CDS encoding carbohydrate ABC transporter permease encodes MATTTLQGAAVIDKSIIKKTSTASTCFMGLGQILYLKQYVRGAFFALMELAVLFLIFFDQTVMQFNGKGPIVRSLIGLITLGDEKPNVPIKMKDHSIFMMIGGLITVLLLVVFICVYVANVITAKKTAAYIVEKQRYPSVEEARKKFVESAFPYLGLSPAILLMLFFTVLPLIFSALVAFTNYSSPKHIPPNNLVDWVGFENFITMFNSKMANSWFSAFGRVALWTVIWAFFATTTCYFTGMIFAVILVDKRIKLPKFFRTVFILPYAIPVMLSLFIWANLLNGTFGPINRSLMQFGLLSEPIKWLSDPFMAKITMLLVNIWIGFPYSMILITSNMTAIPADIYEAATIDGANKLQQFFRITLPLVLFQTMPILIMQFAANINNFGAVFFLTAGGPNLDDSIQTKAGATDLLISWIYKLTYDTPTLYNLASVLSILVFVVLVPFAVYNFTHTKAFKEGEL; translated from the coding sequence ATGGCTACAACGACCTTACAAGGCGCTGCCGTTATCGACAAATCAATTATCAAAAAGACATCAACCGCATCGACGTGCTTTATGGGGCTCGGTCAGATTCTCTATTTAAAGCAATACGTGCGCGGCGCCTTTTTCGCTTTGATGGAATTGGCGGTCTTATTTTTGATCTTTTTTGATCAGACGGTTATGCAGTTCAATGGAAAAGGCCCTATCGTGCGGAGTCTGATCGGCCTTATCACACTCGGAGATGAAAAACCGAATGTCCCCATCAAGATGAAGGATCATTCCATCTTCATGATGATCGGCGGTCTTATCACCGTATTGCTGCTCGTCGTGTTTATCTGCGTGTATGTCGCGAACGTGATCACTGCGAAAAAAACGGCAGCATATATCGTCGAAAAGCAGCGTTATCCATCCGTTGAGGAAGCCCGCAAGAAGTTTGTCGAATCGGCGTTTCCGTATCTCGGATTGAGCCCTGCGATCCTGTTGATGCTGTTTTTCACTGTTTTGCCGCTCATCTTTTCGGCGCTGGTCGCCTTTACGAATTACTCATCGCCCAAGCACATTCCGCCGAACAACCTTGTCGACTGGGTCGGTTTTGAAAACTTTATCACGATGTTTAATTCAAAGATGGCAAACAGCTGGTTCTCCGCCTTCGGGCGCGTCGCTCTGTGGACGGTTATCTGGGCATTCTTTGCAACCACAACCTGTTACTTTACCGGTATGATCTTCGCGGTTATCCTCGTCGACAAGCGCATCAAGCTGCCGAAATTCTTCCGAACCGTGTTTATCCTACCATATGCTATTCCGGTTATGCTGAGTTTGTTCATTTGGGCGAACCTTTTAAACGGAACATTCGGCCCCATCAACCGCTCGCTGATGCAGTTCGGTCTTTTGAGTGAACCGATTAAGTGGCTTTCCGACCCGTTTATGGCAAAGATTACGATGCTGTTGGTCAATATTTGGATCGGTTTTCCATATAGTATGATATTGATTACCAGCAATATGACGGCCATCCCTGCGGATATTTATGAGGCGGCAACCATCGACGGTGCGAATAAATTGCAGCAATTCTTCCGCATCACCCTTCCGTTGGTGTTGTTCCAAACGATGCCCATTCTCATTATGCAGTTTGCTGCCAATATCAACAACTTCGGTGCGGTATTCTTCCTTACTGCCGGCGGTCCGAATCTTGACGACAGTATTCAGACAAAGGCGGGCGCAACCGATCTGTTGATTTCGTGGATTTATAAACTCACGTATGATACGCCGACTTTGTATAACCTTGCCTCGGTACTTTCCATCCTCGTGTTTGTCGTGCTGGTGCCGTTCGCAGTCTATAATTTTACGCATACCAAGGCGTTTAAAGAAGGAGAACTGTAA
- a CDS encoding bacteriohemerythrin, which yields MATETKNTEELNTAWVQWDKKLELGIPRIDSQHRKLVAMCNELREALMNRQKRSKDEWLVTVGNVLRQAVDYTQTHFIDEEKLMKACGFSGYEAHKQRHKEFVQTITRVLMDFDEMTVTIGFEFADYLRDWILSHIAYEDKQYCPAMRSFYHTLQEYSQQNHTADSTAGQQP from the coding sequence ATGGCAACAGAAACAAAAAATACGGAAGAATTGAATACCGCTTGGGTACAATGGGATAAAAAACTGGAACTCGGTATTCCGCGAATCGACAGTCAGCATCGTAAGCTGGTGGCAATGTGCAATGAGCTGCGTGAAGCGCTGATGAACCGTCAGAAACGGAGTAAAGATGAATGGCTGGTGACCGTAGGTAACGTACTGCGGCAAGCAGTAGACTATACTCAAACACACTTTATCGATGAAGAAAAATTGATGAAGGCGTGTGGCTTTTCCGGCTATGAAGCTCATAAACAGCGGCACAAGGAGTTTGTCCAAACAATTACTCGGGTATTGATGGACTTTGACGAAATGACCGTAACGATCGGTTTTGAGTTTGCCGACTACCTTAGGGATTGGATACTGTCGCATATTGCTTACGAGGATAAGCAGTACTGTCCGGCTATGCGCTCCTTTTATCACACGTTGCAGGAATACAGCCAACAGAATCATACAGCCGATTCAACTGCCGGACAGCAGCCTTAG
- a CDS encoding alpha-amylase family glycosyl hydrolase codes for MKSFVRTFEQTIPPRDMQLGAVYDAAAQSCRFSLWAPTSRDVSVNLYQNAGDSSPAFTLPLRYDDVTGLWCGIFAERDPELFFYDYTLTNETGTHTVLDPYSLSMAACTGSGGIGRGAIINLQKETLKPEREYPYITLQKREDAIIYEVSVRDFTASPDSGVKNIPGTYKAFIEKIPYLRELGITHIQLMPVLNFYYTDETNQQYEDAGTVHNNNYNWGYDPHNYFTPEGWYASEPENPESRVRELRELINECHRAGLGVVLDVVYNHVARTDLFDAIVPGYYFRTNSDGSYTNGSCCGNDIASERTMVRKLIVDSAVHWVKNYKADGFRFDLMGLLDTETVLEAYNRCKELNPSVLFIGEGWKMYNGAEGTVGMDQRYMTETDSVAVFNDEFRDLVKAGGVNEEGKGFLTGGNVDLRQLFCNCIGLPQCNYTADSPGDNVQYLVCHDGLTLHDCIAHNAGLDERIPSQRQELIARIKLGNALALTCQGIAFLHAGQERGRTKPNVHGAAEECTGAFVRNSYDASDSVNRIVWTLDEDYAELLAYTRGLIALRKRFDVFKIGNAGRIAQVAAFLPAEDAAVAASGDCSGNRCAVKSDAGALSETEKQYGQAFGYTLDWTDGTWFLLFNAAGTEHCFTLGGALQKPVVFVDGAAASPDGITHPSGIRFEQNRIILDPYTAAIVRSK; via the coding sequence ATGAAATCATTCGTCCGAACGTTTGAACAGACAATTCCGCCTCGCGATATGCAGCTCGGCGCTGTGTATGATGCCGCCGCTCAAAGCTGCCGTTTTTCTTTATGGGCGCCGACTTCCCGCGATGTGTCGGTAAACCTCTATCAAAACGCCGGTGATTCATCGCCTGCTTTTACGCTTCCTCTTCGGTATGACGATGTAACCGGTCTGTGGTGCGGCATCTTTGCGGAACGGGATCCGGAACTGTTCTTTTACGATTACACGCTGACAAACGAAACGGGAACGCATACCGTGCTCGATCCGTACAGCCTCTCGATGGCGGCTTGTACCGGCAGCGGTGGTATCGGACGGGGCGCTATTATCAACCTGCAAAAAGAAACGCTCAAACCGGAGCGGGAATATCCGTATATCACCTTGCAAAAACGGGAGGATGCGATTATTTACGAAGTGTCCGTCCGCGATTTTACCGCAAGCCCCGACTCCGGCGTTAAAAATATCCCCGGTACGTATAAAGCCTTTATCGAAAAAATCCCCTATTTACGCGAATTGGGCATTACGCATATTCAGCTGATGCCGGTGCTGAACTTTTACTACACGGACGAGACAAATCAGCAGTATGAAGATGCCGGTACCGTGCATAACAACAACTATAACTGGGGCTACGATCCGCACAACTATTTTACGCCCGAAGGCTGGTATGCAAGCGAGCCTGAAAATCCCGAAAGCCGCGTACGCGAATTGCGGGAGCTGATTAATGAGTGCCATCGGGCAGGGCTCGGTGTAGTGCTCGACGTGGTGTATAATCATGTTGCGCGCACCGATCTTTTCGACGCGATTGTTCCGGGCTATTATTTTCGGACAAATTCCGACGGCAGCTATACCAACGGCTCGTGCTGCGGGAACGATATTGCTTCGGAGCGGACGATGGTACGAAAGCTCATCGTAGATTCGGCGGTACACTGGGTTAAAAACTATAAGGCCGACGGCTTCCGGTTTGACCTGATGGGACTGCTCGATACCGAAACGGTGTTGGAGGCGTACAACCGCTGCAAGGAACTCAATCCGTCGGTGCTGTTTATCGGGGAAGGCTGGAAGATGTATAACGGAGCCGAAGGTACCGTCGGTATGGATCAGCGGTACATGACCGAAACCGACAGCGTTGCCGTCTTTAACGATGAGTTTCGCGATTTGGTGAAAGCAGGCGGTGTGAATGAGGAAGGAAAGGGCTTTTTAACCGGCGGCAACGTCGATCTTAGACAGCTCTTTTGCAACTGTATCGGTTTGCCTCAGTGCAATTACACCGCCGATAGCCCGGGTGATAACGTACAGTACCTTGTTTGCCACGACGGGCTTACGCTGCACGACTGCATCGCTCATAATGCAGGGCTTGATGAACGTATCCCCTCGCAACGGCAGGAGCTGATTGCCCGTATCAAACTCGGCAACGCGCTGGCGCTTACCTGTCAAGGGATCGCATTCTTACACGCCGGACAGGAGCGGGGTCGTACTAAGCCGAATGTGCACGGAGCGGCGGAAGAATGTACCGGTGCTTTTGTCCGCAACAGCTATGACGCTTCGGACAGCGTTAACCGCATTGTATGGACGCTCGATGAAGATTACGCTGAGCTGCTCGCATACACGCGCGGGCTTATCGCGTTGCGGAAACGGTTTGACGTGTTTAAAATAGGAAATGCCGGACGCATTGCACAAGTCGCCGCGTTTTTGCCCGCAGAAGACGCAGCGGTTGCTGCATCGGGGGATTGCAGCGGTAACCGATGTGCCGTAAAGAGTGATGCCGGAGCATTGTCCGAAACGGAGAAGCAGTACGGGCAGGCATTCGGGTACACACTTGACTGGACGGACGGCACGTGGTTTTTGTTGTTTAATGCCGCGGGAACGGAACACTGTTTTACACTTGGCGGCGCATTACAAAAGCCTGTGGTTTTTGTCGACGGAGCGGCGGCATCGCCGGACGGTATTACACATCCGTCCGGTATACGATTTGAGCAAAACCGGATCATACTAGATCCGTACACTGCGGCTATTGTTCGCAGTAAATAG